A section of the Eublepharis macularius isolate TG4126 chromosome 1, MPM_Emac_v1.0, whole genome shotgun sequence genome encodes:
- the PTCRA gene encoding pre T-cell antigen receptor alpha — MPRAFNAKLPWRPIRHLLTIAVLQLLTAGSSWSLFPVMAPPLNVVINGERKTLVVCVVNALSEEALSAVWFSNGNGSMLESFTYTVSGQEDDGFSTISQLAIHTKEFESWDAVICYVAQNKTSRAWNTTSLQISEGSIEDSCLDENQGTEDQISSTATPHLFSQILLLLAIRILLFKFLLTDVLITCCILYKREDPSPVLKSHICPAVYPPRFDYTPVYVYHGWHRKQWIAGER, encoded by the exons ATGCCACGGGCTTTTAATGCTAAATTGCCTTGGAGGCCGATCAGGCACCTCCTGACCATTGCAGTACTTCAGCTTCTGACTG CAGGTAGCTCTTGGAGCCTATTTCCAGTTATGGCACCTCCACTCAACGTGGTAATAAATGGTGAAAGGAAGACATTGGTGGTTTGTGTGGTGAATGCTCTCTCAGAGGAAGCGTTGAGTGCGGTTTGGTTTTCCAACGGAAACGGGAGCATGCTGGAGTCTTTTACCTACACAGTTTCTGGACAAGAAGATGATGGTTTCAGCACAATCTCTCAACTTGCCATTCACACCAAAGAATTTGAATCATGGGATGCAGTTATTTGCTACGTTGCACAAAACAAAACATCAAGGGCATGGAATACAACCTCTCTTCAAATCTCTG AAGGAAGTATAGAAGATTCATGTCTGGATGAAAACCAAGGAA CGGAGGACCAGATATCATCCACTGCAACTCCACATCTCTTTTCTCAGATCCTGCTCCTTTTGGCCATCCGAATATTGCTGTTCAAGTTTCTCCTGACTGATGTGTTGATTACTTGTTGCATTCTTTACAAGAG AGAAGACCCGTCTCCAGTTCTGAAGTCCCACATTTGTCCTGCAGTTTATCCACCCAGATTTGATTATACTCCAGTATACGTTTACCATGGATGGCACAGAAAGCAATGGATTGCAGGAGAAAGATAA